From Magnolia sinica isolate HGM2019 chromosome 13, MsV1, whole genome shotgun sequence, one genomic window encodes:
- the LOC131224332 gene encoding uncharacterized protein LOC131224332 yields the protein MIACLQKVKKLINKFNKCEVTLVQLVVKVDDDITKSIPIKFLPKPSIGRSEPEGVILVSSALSWMNPIIGYLQQNKLPDDKLEAWRIRNRAARYTMIGDVLYKRGFSLSYLRCLRLDEAKYVLREIYERVYGNHLSWRALAHKVNREGYY from the coding sequence ATGATTGCTTGTCTCCAGAAAGTGAAAAAGCTCATCAACAAATTCAATAAGTGCGAGGTCACCTTGGTCCAATTAGTTGTGAAAGTTGACGATGACATCACCAAATCAATTCCAATTAAGTTCTTGCCCAAGCCCAGCATCGGCCGATCCGAACCAGAGGGAGTAATCCTTGTCAGCTCGGCTCTGAGCTGGATGAATCCAATCATAGGCTACCTCCAACAGAACAAGCTACCCGATGATAAGCTTGAGGCATGGAGAATTCGCAACAGAGCAGCTCGGTACACCATGATAGGAGATGTCCTCTATAAAAGAGGATTCTCCTTGTCGTACCTAAGGTGCCTTCGACTCGACGAAGCGAAGTACGTTCTGAGGGAGATCTACGAAAGGGTCTACGGTAATCACTTGAGCTGGAGAGCACTCGCCCACAAAGTGAACCGGGAAGGGTACTACTAG